ATCAGCAGCCACCGTCCGTCGAGGGCCACGACCACGGGGGCGGGCACCCCGGTCCCGGCCGCTCCACGGCAGAACTCCGCCTCCGCGACCAGCAGCCGCCTCTCGTGGCTCAGCCCCGGGGCGGTGGGCGCGACCTTCAGCACGTAGTGACCGCCGTCCGTGAGGCGGAGCTCCTCGACGGTGTTGTACGTGCCTCCGCCGAGCGGAGCGACCCGGGCCAGCCGGCCGGGCGGGATGCCCGCTGCCTCCAGTACGCGCCGTGCCCGTTCCCAGGAGTCCGTCACCCCGCCCGCCCCTTCCTCCGGTCGCGCCCCCGTCCTCGACGCGACGGCCGCCCCCACCGGTGCGTTCAGCGGCACTTCGGCCACCGTGCCGCCGACGCCCGGCCCTCAGTCCCGCTACAGGGTACGGAACGGCTCCGGGGAGCGGGCCGTGCGGACGCCGACGCAGCGCCCCCGCGTGGTCGAGCACCTGCCGTGCCGTCCATCCGCCGCACGGCGTCGCCGGGCCCCGCTGGGGGTCACCGACGTCCGCGGCCACCTCGCGCAGGCAGTCGTGCGCCCGGGCCAGGAGCGCGATGCCCTTCGCTCCGGTCCCGCCGGTCCCGCCGGTCGTCCGGCCCATGAGCCCGACCGGGCGCCTCGACCCCGTTCCCGATCACCGTGTCCGCCATGGTCTCCCCCTCCGGTGTCGCGCACCCGGTGTGCGCCCCGACCACTGAGAACAGTCCAGGGACGACTTGCGGACGGATACGTTCCGCAAGGGGCCGATCGACCCAACCGGCCGTCCGTCGCGGGCCGCGAGATGCTGAAGAAACGTTCGAGGCCGCGGGGAAGGGGAACTGGACTGTCGATGCAAGAAGTACGTGAACGTGCAGCGCCCCTGGTGCGGCTGGTGCAGCGCCATCGGGAACCCGTCGTGGTCCAGGCGCTGCGGGCCGCCGCGGCGGCGACCGTCGCCTATGTCATCGCCCTGCGCCTGAGCCCCGAAGCGCTACCGCTCACCGCGCCCCTGACGGCTCTGCTCGTCGTCCAGGTCACCCTGTACGCGACGCTCACCAACGGCATCCGCCGGGTGAACGCGGTGGTGGCCGGGGTGCTCGTGGCCATCGCCTTCAGTCTCCTGGTGGGACTGACCTGGTGGAGCCTCGCGCTGCTCATCGTCGCCTCGCTGGGCGTGGGGCATCTGGTGCGGGTCGACGAGTACGTCCCCGAGGTGGCGATCAGCGCCATGCTGGTGCTCGGCGTGACCACCGTCGGGGACACGGCCTGGGCGCGGGTGGTGGAGACGCTGATCGGCGCCTTCGTCGGCCTCGGCTGCAACCTGCTGCTGCCGCCCCCGGTGTGGGTGGAGGAGGCGGGCGAGTCGATCGAGGGGCTGGCCCGCCGACTGCGGCAGCTGATGCTGCGCATCGGCGAGGAGGCCGCCGGGCGCACGCGGGCGGAGCAGGCGGCCGCCCGGCTGCACGAGGCGCGCCGCCTGGACCACGACATCGTCGAGGTGGACGCTGCCCTGCGGCAGGCCGAGGACAGCCTGCGGCTCAATCCGCGGGTCCGGGAGGGGCTGCTGCACCGGGTGGTGCTGCGCACCGGCCTGGACACGCTGGAGATCTGCACGGTGGTGCTTCGGGTGCTCGCCAGGACCCTGACCGACCTGGCCAAGGAGCGCGAGCCGGATGCGCTGTTCCCGCCCGAGACCGGCCAGGTCCTGGAGCGGCTGCTCTCCGAGATCGCCGACGCGGTGGTGAGCTTCGCGGTGCTGGTGACCACGAGCGTCAGCCTCGACGCGGATGCCGCCGAGGCACGGCTCACCGCCGAGCTCCGGCAGGCCGCGGCCACCCGCGACAAGCTCGCCCAGCTGCTGCTGGAGCAGCTCCAGCACGACGCCCGCCAGTGGCAGCTGCACGGCGCGGTGCTGACCGAGGTGAACCGCATCATCGACGAGCTCGACACCGAGCACCGCACCCGTCGTCTCCTGGAGGACCTGGACCGGGTGTCGCGGGAGCAGAGCGACCGGATGCCACGGCTGACCCGGATGCGCGAGCGCCTGGGCGTCCAGGACGAGCTGTGGCGCAGCCGTACGGGGTTCGGCCGGCATTCCACCTGAGGGAACGACGTCGTCCCGATCGCCCGCGCCGCGCCTTGAGCGCCGGGCGCACCGGGCTGCCCACTGTGCCGACGGACCGCTTTTGCGTTCGACGGCCCGGCCGGGTCAAGGTGGCGGTCACGGCTGAGGCGCAGGACGACCTGAGGTGCGGGCATGGGCAGTGGGACGGAAGCGGCGCGACGGGGGTCCCCGCGGCCCGGTCAGAACCGGGAGCTCGGCGACGGCCGGAGCAGACGCCGCTTCGTCGGGATGCTCGGCGGCGCGGCCGTCGCGTCGGCCCTCGCCGGGTGCGGCGGCGGGGGCGGCCGCCCGGGGGCCGCCCGGGAGACACCGCAGCAGGGGCCGCAGGCCTCGCGGCCCGGACAGCCGTCGTCCTCGGCGTCCGCCTCCCCGCGCGCCACCCGGGGTTCCTCCGGTCCCCGCCCCCTCTACCTGGGCACCTACACCTCGGCCGAGGGCGGCGGGAAGGGGATCGGGGTCGCCTCGTACGACCCGGTCTCGGGGCGGATCACCGGCCGGGGCACGATCACCGGCGTCCAGGACCCGTCGTATCTCGCGGTGCACCCGGACGGCGCGACGCTGTACGCGGTGAACGAGCGCGAGCGGGGCGCCGTGACCGCGGTGCGGCTGTCCGACCACGCGGTGCTGGGCAGCAGGCCCACGGGCGGGGCGCACACCTGCCACCTGTCGGTCCATCCGGGCGGGCGGTGGCTGCTGAGCGCCGACTACGGCTCGGGCAGCGTGGCCGTGCACCCGATCGACGCCTCGGGGGCGCTCGGGGAGCGCACCGACACGGTGACGCACGACCGCCCGGCGCCCCGTCCGGGTCAGGAGGGGCCGCACGCCCACCAGTTCATCACGGCTCCGGACGGCGGCCATGTCCTCGCCGTCGACTTCGGTACGGACACGGTGTACAGCTACCGCCTGGACGAGAAGGCGGGGACGCTCACCGAGGTCGCCCAGGCGCACACCCGGGCGGGCGCAGGTCCGCGCCACCTCACGTTCCATCCCGGCGGCAGGTACGCCTACCTCGCCGACGAGGCCGACGACACGGTCTCGGTCTGCGCCTACGAGCCGTCGAGCGGCCGGCTGACGATCGGGCGGCCGCAGTCCTCGGGCGCGAAGGCGGACGTGAACTACCCGGCGCAGTTGGCCGTCACACCGGACGGCGCGTACGCCTTCCTCGCCAATCGCGGCGACAACACGCTCGCCCGTTACGCGGTGGAGGCGGAGGGGGCGCGGCTGCGGCTGCTCGGCACGGTGCCGGTGGAAGGCGACTTCCCGCGCCAGATCGCGCTGTCGCCGGACGGCCGCCTGCTGTTCGCCGCCAACCAGCGGTCCGGCACGGTCGGCGTCTTCGAGGTGGACGACACGAGCGGTGAACTGCGTCTCGCGGGCGAGCCGTTCGCGTCACCCGTCGCCGTCTGTGCGCTGCCGCTGTAGGGAGCGGGGGCAGGACGCGGCGGCCGCCTGGGTGAGCAGGACGTGCATCCGCTCGGTGAGCTGGCCGACGTCGTCGGCGGGTGCGTGAAAGGGCAGGCGTACGTCGCCGTGGGCGCGGGCGCGCTCGATGCGCAGCGTCAGTCCGTGCCGGTCGACGGCGAGCGGCTGGACGCGGACGGCGCCGTGCAGGCTGTCCCGTTCGACGAGCCGGGCGAGTCGCTCGACCGCGTCCGGGTGGGCGTCGGCGAGGTGCGTGAGCAGGTGCGCCTCGGCGGTGGTGAGCGGGTCGGGTGCGGCGGCGGCGAACTCGTCGAGGGCGACGACGACCGCGCCGGCGGGTTCCTTCAGCACCACGCGGGTGGTGTGGAAGGCGAGCCGGCCGTCCTCGGGGGTGAACCAGCCGGCGAGCCAGAGCCGGGCGCGGATGCGGCCGCGTACCGGAACGGGTGCGACGTCCGCGAACTCCAGCACGGCGGACGGCTCGCCCCGGGGCGCGCAGATCGCCGCCGTGAGCAGGGCGCTGTCCTCGGGCACGTGCAGGGTCACCCGGCCGTCCGCGTCGACGGTGTGCGCTCCGACGAACTCCTCGCGTCCGCCGTCGGCGGTCACCGTGCAGGACCACGAGGCCGCGAGCACCGAACGGGCCCGCTCGGCGGCGGCGGGCACGGCAGCCCAGCTTTGGCTGTCACCCATCCTAAACCTCCTTAGGTAAGCCTTGCCTAACCTATCGGAGATCTGCGGCCGCGCCAACCGCCGCGGGCGCCTGCGCCGATGATCCCGCCCGCCCGCTCCGAGCAGTCGGCAGTGCAGCCCGGCCGGCCTTCGCGGCGGCGGCGAAGGAGTCACCGCAGGTCGTTCGCCGCCTCGCCCGGGATCGCCCCGTCCGTCCTTCGGAGCAGAGGTCACCGCGGAGCGGAGATGACCCCGAGCAGCGCCCTCGCGCACAGCTCCCGCACCTGCTCCCGCGACAGGTCCGACCCGCGCAGCCACTCCAGACAGACCGCCGTCGTGAACGCCAGCCAGCCGCGCACCGCCAGCCGCACGTCGGGTCGCTCCTCGAAGACCGGGCCGAACTCGGGGTCGGCGCCGAGGGCCGCCAGCATCTGGCGCTCCTGCGCCGCGAGGGCCTGCCGGTAGACCTTGCGTACGGCCCGGTCGCCCGCCGCGTCCGCGCGGTGGAACGCGCGGTAGCCGTGCGCGTGGGTCTCCACGTACTCCAGGTAGGTGTCGAGGCCGGACACGAGCTGCTCGCGGACCGGGACCCCGGGGACCGCCGCCGTCATGCGCAGCATCCGCTCGCTCTCGCGTTCCACGACCGCCGCGAAGAAGTCCCGCTTGGTGGGGAAGTAGTGGTAGAGCAGCCCTCGGGACACGCCGGCGATCTCCGCGACCTGCTCGATCCAGACGTCGTCGTACGGGCTCTCCGAGAAGAGTCGCGCGCCGACCGAGAGCAGCTGCTCCCTGCGTTCCTCGGTACTGAGTCGGCGCCGGGTGCGCTCCCCCTGGTTCGCGGCCATGCCCGCACCTTACTTGACGCCGGTTCAACAGCGGCACCAGACTGAGGCGCGCTATTGAACCCACGTACAACATGCTCAAGCTGCCGCTGCATCAAGGGAGATCGCGTCATGGCGGAGACGACGGGGACGACCGGGCCGACGGGCCGACCGGCCGCGGCGAGGACGAAGGAGCCGGCGGCCGAAGACCTCCTGCCGAAGGGCTTCCGCAGCGCGGAGCTCGGCTGGCCCGCACTGGAGCGCATACCCCATCCGCCGCACCGGCTGCCCCTGCTCGGCGACCTCCTGGGTGCGAGCCGGCGCACGCCGCTCCAGGACTCCCTGCGGTACGGCAGGCAGCTGGGGCCGATCTTCCGCCGCAAGGTGTTCGACCGGGAGTTCGTCTTCGTGGGGGGCGCCGCACTGGCCGCCGACATGGCGGACGAGACGCGGTTCGCCAAGCATGTCGGGCTGGGCATCGCCAATCTGCGGCCCGTCGTCGGGGACGCGCTGTTCACGGCGTACAACCACGAGCCCAACTGGCAGCTGGCGCACGACGTCCTGGCCCCGGGGTTCAGCCGGGAGGCCATGGCGGCCTATCACCCGATGATGCTGGACGTGGCGGAGCGGCTCACCGGCCACTGGGACCGGGAGGTGGCCGCGGGACGGCCGGTGGACGTGCCGGGCGACATGACCAAGCTGACCCTGGAGACCATCGCGCGCACCGGCTTCGGACACGACTTCGGGTCCTTCGAACGGGCCCGGCCGCATCCCTTCGTGACGGCGATGGTGGGCACCCTCACCTACGCGCAGCGCCTCAACAGCGTGCCCTCGCCCGCCCTGCTGCGGCGGGCGTCGCGCCGCAACGACGCCGACATCGCCCACCTGAACCGCACGGTCGACGACCTGGTGCGGGCGCGTCGCGCCGGAGGCGGCGGGGACGGCGACCTGCTCGACCGGATGCTCGACACCGCACATCCGCGAACGGGTGAACGGCTGTCGGCGTTGAACGTGCGGCGCCAGGTCGTCACCTTCCTGGTCGCCGGGCACGAGACCACCTCGGGCGCCCTCTCCTTCGCCCTGCACTACCTCTCCCTGAACCCCCGCCTCGCGGCCCGCGCCCGCGCCGAGGTGGACCGGGTGTGGGGGGACACGGCCGTGCCGGGGTACGAGCAGGTCGCCAAGCTGCGGTACGTCCGCCGGGTCCTCGACGAGGCGCTGCGGCTGTGGCCGACGGCGCCCGCGTTCGCGCGCGAGGCGCGGGCGGACACCGTGCTGGGCGGGGAGCACCCGATGCGGCGGGGCGGCTGGGCGCTGGTCCTGACGGCCATGCTGCACCGGGACCCCGACGTCTGGGGGCCGGACGCCGAACGGTTCGACCCGGACCGCTTCGACGCGGCGGCGGTCCGCGCGCGTGCCCCGCACACCTACAAGCCGTTCGGCACGGGGGCGCGGGCCTGCATCGGACGGCAGTTCGCGCTGCACGAGGCCACGCTGGTGCTCGGGCTGCTGCTGCGCCGCTACGAACTGCGGCCGGACCCGGCGTACCAGCTACGGGTCACGGAACGGCTGACGCTGATGCCGGACGGGCTGCGGATGCACCTGGAACGGCGGACACCGGCGGCCGGCGGGCCCTCCGGCGCGGAGAGCGAGGCGCCGGCCTCAGAGCCGCGCTGTCCAGTGCGCGGGGCGGGCGACTGACTCCGGCAGCCTGGTGGCCGCGCTCCCCCGGGCCGCGTTCAGCTGCGGCTCGGTGAGGAAGAAGGCGCCGGTCAGGTCGGCGTCGGTGAGGTCGGTGTCGCGCAGGTCCGCGCCGATCAGGTCCGCGCCGCGCAGATCCGCTCCGGTGAGGTCGGCGGCGATCAGACAGGCGCCGCGGAGGTTCGCGCCCCGCAGATCCGCACCCCGCAGGCGGGCGCCGACCAGGTCGGCGCCCCGACGCTCCTTGCCGCGCCCGCGGACACCGGCCCGGACCAGTTCACTGGTCCTCAGGAGCAGCACGTTGACGTCCTGACGGTGGGCGGGGACGTCGAGGGCGGCCAGCTCGTCCGGGGTCAGCCGGGTGAGTTCCTCCGTCTTCGCCAAGGAGCTGCGCAGCTCGCCGTGGAGGGGGCGGGCGGCGGCGAGGCCGAGCGCCTCGGTGAGGTACCAGAGGAGTTCGTGGAGCTGCCGGACGACGGGGAAGACCTCGGACATCCGGCGGGCGTCCCCGGGCGGAGCCGTACGCGGGTCCCGGCCGCCGAAGGTGACCTGCGAGACCTTCTGCCCGGCGCCGAAGCAGTCGTACACCGTGCAGCCGGTGAAGCCGGACTGCCGCAGCCGTGCGTGGATGCCGCAGCGGTGGTCCTCGCCCAGGTTGGGGCACGGCCGGCCCGCGGGCTTGTCGATCGCGAAGTCCGCGGAGCGTGCGAAGGGCAGGGCCACACAGCACAGACCGAAGCAGTTCCCGCAGTCCCCGCGCAGTCCCGTCCGGTCCGCCGTCGTCTCTCCCATGCGGTCCACCCTACTGACCTGCCGCACCGCCGTCCGACCGGCTCCGCCGACGCGGCCGTACCCCGCCGGACCCGGCCCTTCGCCCTCGTGCCGCGCCGCCCCGGCCGGCCACGACGGCACCGGCCCGCCGCTGCGGCTCGGGCAGCGGTCGGCGAGCGGTCGGCGAAGGGGGCGTCACACCTCGTCGCGGGCGAGGGCGAGCAGCCGGTCCAGGACACGGGGGCCGCCGGCCCGGACGCCGTCGTGCTCGAACTCGTCGGTGACCCAGGTGCGCAGACCGCGGACGGCGCGGGCGGTGTGCAGCGAGTGGGCGGTGTCGACGTAGAGGTCGTCGTGGTAGACCGCCGCCGCCACCGGGACCTCGTTGGCGGCGAGACGCGCCGGGTCGTACAGCGGCGGCCAGTCGGTGCGGGCGGCGAGGAGTTCGGCGGTCTCGCGCAGCGGGCGCAGCGCGGGGTCGGTGTCGAACATCCAGGGGTGGACGGTCTCCCCGGTGAGCAGCAGCGGTCCGTCACCGGTGAGCGTCTTCGCCGCGTCGAACTGCGGGAACTCGGCGCGCACCCGTTCGGCGGCCCAGGCGGTGGGGCGGCCGCCCTGGCCGTAGGCCGCCTCGTGGACGAGGGCGTAGAGCGGGTGTCCGGCGAAGGAGAGGAGGCCCTGGATCTCCTCCTGGAAGGCATCGGACAGCTCCGGTCCCCGCGGGGTGGGGACGAACGCCTCTTCCAGGAGGTGGTGCAGGCGGTGGCTGCCCTCACCGCCGCCGAGGAGGATGCCGAGGGTCTGGAAGGCCTCGACGGTGAGGTGGTGGCCGTTCGGGAGGGTCACCTGGTGGTGGAGGAGGTGGTCGGCGATGCGGCGGGCGCGTTCGACGTCCTGCGGGTAGCGGGCGTAGTGCGCGGCGGCCTTGCGCTCCATGCGCGGGTAGGCGGCGCGGTAGACGTCGTCGGCGTGGGCGTCGAGGCTCGGCAGACCGCCGGTGATCAGAGCCGCGGCGAGGCCCTCGGGGGCGGTGGAGAGGTAGGTGACCGTACAGAAGCCGCCGAAGCTCTGGCCGAGCACCGTCCACGGGGCGCCGCCGGTGACCTCGCGGCGGATCAGCTCGCAGTCGCGGACGATCGAGTCGGCGCGGAAGTGCGCGAGGTAGCCGGCCTGCTCGGCCGGGCCACCGCGCAGCGGGAGCGTCTGACGGTTGGCGGGAGTGGAGTGGCCGGTGCCCCGCTGGTCGAGGAGGAGGACGCGGAACTCCTCCAGCGCGCGTCCGAGCCAGGCCGGGCGGCCGACGAAGCGGTTGGCGCCGAAGCCGGGGCCGCCCTGGAGATAGAGCAGCCAGGGCAGGTCCTGGTCCGCCTTCTCGCTCGCGACGACCTCACGGGCGTAGAGACCGATCGTCTCTCCGCCGGGGTCGGCGTGGTCGAGCGGCACGGTGAAGCGGCGGTCGGTGAGGACGACGCCGGGCTGGCGATAGCTGACGGACAACAGGGGCTCCCGGGACGATCGGTGTACGGACCGCGTCCCAGTTCAGCACATGTCAGGGCGGTGGCGGAGCCCGGGGGATCATGAACAGCTACTGAACGGGCACTCAGCGCGTTACTGAACCGCCGCTCAGCGCGCCGGCAGGCTGGACCTGCGCACCACCAGCTCCGGCTGGAGCACCACCCGCCGGTGCTCGTGCCGGCCGGCCCCCGGTCCGCCGCCTTCTTCCGTCTCCTCCAGCAGCATCCCGGCGGCCAGGGCGCCCATGGTGACGGCGGGCTGGCGTACCGAGGTGAGGGGGACGGCCGCGGCGGCCGCGAACTCGATGTCGTCGTAGCCGACGATGGCCAGGTCCTCGGGGACGTTGACCCCCGCCGCGTACATGGCCTGGAGCACGCCGAGCGCGAGCAGGTCGTTGGCGCAGAACACGGCGGTCGGACGGTCGGCCAGTCCCAGCAGCCGGGCACCCGCGTCCCGCCCGGCGGCCACGTCGAGCCGCTCGGTGGGCAGCTCGCGCAGGCACTCCGGGCCGAGGCCCGCCTCGGCGAGTGCGTTCAGGGCCCCGGTGCGGCGGTCGCGGACCTGGGTGAAGCCGGGCGGGCCGCTGACGTAGGCGATCGAGCGGTGTCCGGCGTCGATCAGATGCCGTACGGCGAGCGCGCCGCCCGCCTCGTCGTCCACGGAGACCGAGCACTCGGTGGTGCCCTCGGAGACCCGGTCGACGAGGACGAAGGGGATGCCGTGCCGGCGGAACGAGGCGATGTTGCGGCCGGTCGCGTCGGCGGGGGTGAGCAGCACGCCCCGCACCCGCTGCTCGGCGAAGAGCGACAGGTACTCGGCCTCCTCGCCCGCGCTCTCGGCGCTGTTGCAGACCATCACGCCGAGGCCGGCGTCGCGGGCGGCCCGCTCGGCGCCCCGGGCGACGTCCACGAAGAAGGGGTTGCCCATGTCGAGGACGAGCAGCCCCATGATCCGGCTGCGCCCCGCGCGCAGCTGACGGGCGGACTCGCTGCGGACGTAGCCGAGCCGGTCTATCGCCGACAGCACGCGCGCCCGGGTCTCGGTGGCGACGGTGTCGGGGCGGTTGATGACGTTGGAGACCGTGCCGACGGAGACTCCGGCGGCTCGGGCGACGTCCTTGATTCCCACCGGCTGGGCCATCAGGCGGGGACCTCCAGGTGAACGGGGTACGGCGGGGCGGCCTTCACATTACCGCCACCCCGCCGCGCCCCTGTCCGGGTACGGGTACGGGTCATGCGGGCAGTGCGAAGTCGACGACGTGGAGCGCCGAGGGCGTCGTCCCGCTCGACTTCTCCTGGTACATGAACGAGAGCGTGTTGTCGGCCTTGACGCGTGCTTCGTCGATCACGACCTCGCCGAAGGCGTTGAGGCCGCTGCCGTCGAACAGCACCGTCCAGTCCGTGTGGCCGGAGGCCTTCGAGGCGCCGGCGATCCGGCCGAAGGGGAAGATCGCGTAGGCGTTGTCGTACTTGTCCAGGACCAGCTTGGTGCGCTGGCTGGAGCCGAGGACGACGGGGATCTCCGTCTTCTGCCAGGTTCCGGAGGAGTTCTTGCGGAGGTGGAAGGCACGGCCGTTGGCGGTGCGGTCGGCGACGTAGTTCGTGGTGCACTGGCCGAAGCGGCCGGGGACGTAGCTGATGATCGCGTGCGGGAGGCCGGTGGAGTCGGTTGCCTGGCTCTCCTGGTTCATCAGGGAGTGGTCGGGGTTGAGCGCGTCCACGACGAGTCCGGCGTCCGTGACGGCGACCTTGTCGGAGCCGCCGGTGGCGCCGACGACGGTGCCCGCGTTGTTGCGCCAGGTGCGGCCGCGGTCGGTGGAGTACACGTAGCCGGTGTCGTGGTTGGTGATGCCGCCGCTGGAGCACATGACGGCGCCGTTCTGCTCGCGCCAGGTGAAGAAGGAGTGCAGCCGGCCGTTGACGTCGTAGTCGATGCCGTGCAGGTACATGTTGCGGGCGGTCGAGGAGCCGTGCTCACTGGTGTAGGTGCCGGTGGAGCCGGACCACTCGCCGAGGTTCGTCCAGGTGGAACCGTCGTACTCCGCGAGGGCGTTGCGGCCGTTGCCGGAGATGCCGGCCCGGTAGCTGAGCTGGAGCTTGCCCTCGGGGGTGGCGACGAACTGCGGGTAGGTGAACTGGGTGGTGAGCGCGAGGCCGTCGAGGGTGGTCTGCACGGCGCCGAAGACGGAGGACGTCCAGGAGGTGGTCGCCGGGTTGTCGAGCAGACCCGCGACCGACTTCACGTAGAAGAAGCCGTCGCTGTGGGAGTCCATGTTGAGGTGGAGCCGGCCGTCGACCTTGGAGACGCCCATGGAGATGACGTTGTGGGAGTCGCTGGCCTTGAGCTGGTGGGAGAGCGTGACGGTGGACCAGGTGGCGTCGCCGAGGACGCGGCGGGCGACGACCGCGTTCCCGGTGGAGGTGTACCAGGTGGCGTACTGGTAGCCCTTGTAGGTCAACAGGCCGTTCTTCTGGAACGAGTTGTTGTTGACCAGGCCGTCGTAGGAGACGAAGAACACCGCTGCGGCGTCGAGTCGGGTGGTGCCCTTCCTGGTGACCGAGGGGCCGGGGTCGGCGGCGCGGGCGGTGCCGGCGGCGAGGACGGGGGACGCCGCGGCGCTGAGGAGAGCGCCGGCCAGCAGGGTGCGTCGTCTCATCTCGGGGGACTCCATTGTCTGCGAGAGCGGGGAACGGGGGCGAGGGGGGAGGGAGTGCGGGGGGCGGGGTGTCAGGCGAGGTGGAAGACCTCGGTGAGGGGCTTCATCGCCTCGTCGGGGCGGGCTCCGTCGAGGGATTCGAAGAACGGCGCCATCTCCGCCTGCCAGCGGGCGTTGACGTCGGTGGCCTCCATGCCGGCCTGGGCGGCGGCGAAGTCCTCGGTCTCCAGGTAGCCGACGAGCAGGCCGTCGTCTCTCAGGAAGAGGGAGTAGTTGTGCCAGCCGGTGGCCGAGAGAGCTTCCAGCATCTCCGGCCACACGGCGTCATGGCGTTCGCGGTACTCGGCGAGCCGGTTCTGACGGACCTTGAGCAGGAAACAGACGCGCTGCATGAAGTACCGCTCCTTTGTGGGGGATCGAAGCGACCGGCGATCAGGGGCGACCGGTGACTAGAAGTTGAACTGGTCGATGTTCTTGGCGTCGAACACGGTCGGCTTGCCGAGGCTGATCACGCCGTCCTTGCCGATGGTGTAGGTGGTGGTGCCGGCCTTGAAGGTCTCGCCCTCCTTGCCGGTGATCTGGCCCGAGACCAGCGCCACGGCCGTCTGGGCGGCCAGCGCGCCGAGCTTCGCGGGGTCCCACAGCTCGAAGGCGTCGACGGTGCCGTTCTTGACGTAGGTGCGCATGTCGTTCGGGGTGCCGAGGCCGGTCAGCTTGACCTTGCCCTTGTACTTGGAGCCCGACAGGTACTGGGCGGCCGCCTTGATGCCGACGGTGGTCGGGGAGATGATCCCCTTCAGGTTCGGGTACTGCTGGAGCAGGCCCTGGGTCTGCTGGAAGGACTGCTGGGCGTCGTCGTTGCCGTAGGCCACCTTGACGAGCTTGACGTCCTTGTACTTGGCGTCCTTCAGCTCGTCCTTCATGAAGTCGATCCAGGTGTTCTGGTTCGTCGCGGTCTGCGCGGCCGACAGGATCGCGATCTCGCCCTTGTAGCCGATCTGCTCGGCGAGCAGCTGCACCTCGGTGCGGCCCAGGTCCTCGGCGGACGCCTGCGAGACGAAGGCGTTGCGGCACTCGGGGTTGGTGTCCGAGTCGTAGGTGACGACCTTGATCTTGTTGCTCATGGCCTGCTTGAGCGCGGTGCACAGGGCGCCCGGGTCCTGGGCGGACACGGCCATCGCGTCGACCTGCTGCTGGGTGAGGGTGTTGACGTACGACACCTGGCTGGAGGTGTCGGTGGCGCTGGAGGGGCCGACCTCCTTGTAGTTGGAGCCCAGCTCCTTCAGGGCCGCCTCGCCGCCCTTGTCGGAGGAGGTGAAGTACGGGTTGTTGACCTGCTTGGGCAGGAAGCCGACGGTCAGGCCCTTCTTGGTGGCCGCGTTCGGGTCGGCCTTGCCGGTCGCGGCGGCCGAGGCGCCGCCGCTCTTGACGTCCTCCTTGGTGGTGCCGCCGCAGGCGGTGGCCGCGAGGGCGAGGGAGGAGACGACGGCGAGCGTCGCACAGGCACGGCTCAGGGATGACTTGCGCATGAGGTCCTTCTTCGGAGAGGAGGGGTGAATCCTTCGAGGGGCGCGGGGAACCGCGCGGCCGGCCGCAGCGGGCCCGCAGCTTCGATCACGGCCTAGCCGGCGGAGCGTGCCGCCCTCGCGACGGTGATCTGCCGTGCGACCCGGGGGCCGAGCACGGAGACGACGAGCAGGACGCCGGTGACGACGATCTGCGACTGGGCGGAGACGTCCTGGAGGCTCATCACGTTCTGCGCCGCGCCGAGCAGGAAGACTCCCGCGACGGCGCCGCCGAGCGTGCCCTTGCCTCCGTCGAAGTCGATTCCGCCGAGCAGGACGGCCGCGATGACGGAGAGTTCGAGGCCGGTGGCGTTGTC
This Streptomyces sp. NBC_00377 DNA region includes the following protein-coding sequences:
- a CDS encoding cytochrome P450, whose protein sequence is MAETTGTTGPTGRPAAARTKEPAAEDLLPKGFRSAELGWPALERIPHPPHRLPLLGDLLGASRRTPLQDSLRYGRQLGPIFRRKVFDREFVFVGGAALAADMADETRFAKHVGLGIANLRPVVGDALFTAYNHEPNWQLAHDVLAPGFSREAMAAYHPMMLDVAERLTGHWDREVAAGRPVDVPGDMTKLTLETIARTGFGHDFGSFERARPHPFVTAMVGTLTYAQRLNSVPSPALLRRASRRNDADIAHLNRTVDDLVRARRAGGGGDGDLLDRMLDTAHPRTGERLSALNVRRQVVTFLVAGHETTSGALSFALHYLSLNPRLAARARAEVDRVWGDTAVPGYEQVAKLRYVRRVLDEALRLWPTAPAFAREARADTVLGGEHPMRRGGWALVLTAMLHRDPDVWGPDAERFDPDRFDAAAVRARAPHTYKPFGTGARACIGRQFALHEATLVLGLLLRRYELRPDPAYQLRVTERLTLMPDGLRMHLERRTPAAGGPSGAESEAPASEPRCPVRGAGD
- a CDS encoding TetR/AcrR family transcriptional regulator gives rise to the protein MAANQGERTRRRLSTEERREQLLSVGARLFSESPYDDVWIEQVAEIAGVSRGLLYHYFPTKRDFFAAVVERESERMLRMTAAVPGVPVREQLVSGLDTYLEYVETHAHGYRAFHRADAAGDRAVRKVYRQALAAQERQMLAALGADPEFGPVFEERPDVRLAVRGWLAFTTAVCLEWLRGSDLSREQVRELCARALLGVISAPR
- a CDS encoding pentapeptide repeat-containing protein, which codes for MGETTADRTGLRGDCGNCFGLCCVALPFARSADFAIDKPAGRPCPNLGEDHRCGIHARLRQSGFTGCTVYDCFGAGQKVSQVTFGGRDPRTAPPGDARRMSEVFPVVRQLHELLWYLTEALGLAAARPLHGELRSSLAKTEELTRLTPDELAALDVPAHRQDVNVLLLRTSELVRAGVRGRGKERRGADLVGARLRGADLRGANLRGACLIAADLTGADLRGADLIGADLRDTDLTDADLTGAFFLTEPQLNAARGSAATRLPESVARPAHWTARL
- a CDS encoding lactonase family protein translates to MGSGTEAARRGSPRPGQNRELGDGRSRRRFVGMLGGAAVASALAGCGGGGGRPGAARETPQQGPQASRPGQPSSSASASPRATRGSSGPRPLYLGTYTSAEGGGKGIGVASYDPVSGRITGRGTITGVQDPSYLAVHPDGATLYAVNERERGAVTAVRLSDHAVLGSRPTGGAHTCHLSVHPGGRWLLSADYGSGSVAVHPIDASGALGERTDTVTHDRPAPRPGQEGPHAHQFITAPDGGHVLAVDFGTDTVYSYRLDEKAGTLTEVAQAHTRAGAGPRHLTFHPGGRYAYLADEADDTVSVCAYEPSSGRLTIGRPQSSGAKADVNYPAQLAVTPDGAYAFLANRGDNTLARYAVEAEGARLRLLGTVPVEGDFPRQIALSPDGRLLFAANQRSGTVGVFEVDDTSGELRLAGEPFASPVAVCALPL
- a CDS encoding DUF2470 domain-containing protein codes for the protein MGDSQSWAAVPAAAERARSVLAASWSCTVTADGGREEFVGAHTVDADGRVTLHVPEDSALLTAAICAPRGEPSAVLEFADVAPVPVRGRIRARLWLAGWFTPEDGRLAFHTTRVVLKEPAGAVVVALDEFAAAAPDPLTTAEAHLLTHLADAHPDAVERLARLVERDSLHGAVRVQPLAVDRHGLTLRIERARAHGDVRLPFHAPADDVGQLTERMHVLLTQAAAASCPRSLQRQRTDGDG
- a CDS encoding FUSC family protein — encoded protein: MQEVRERAAPLVRLVQRHREPVVVQALRAAAAATVAYVIALRLSPEALPLTAPLTALLVVQVTLYATLTNGIRRVNAVVAGVLVAIAFSLLVGLTWWSLALLIVASLGVGHLVRVDEYVPEVAISAMLVLGVTTVGDTAWARVVETLIGAFVGLGCNLLLPPPVWVEEAGESIEGLARRLRQLMLRIGEEAAGRTRAEQAAARLHEARRLDHDIVEVDAALRQAEDSLRLNPRVREGLLHRVVLRTGLDTLEICTVVLRVLARTLTDLAKEREPDALFPPETGQVLERLLSEIADAVVSFAVLVTTSVSLDADAAEARLTAELRQAAATRDKLAQLLLEQLQHDARQWQLHGAVLTEVNRIIDELDTEHRTRRLLEDLDRVSREQSDRMPRLTRMRERLGVQDELWRSRTGFGRHST